In the Sphingomonas sp. LM7 genome, one interval contains:
- a CDS encoding TonB-dependent receptor, with protein sequence MKVGLTHSMWRNGASVAVVAIALVMAGGASAQTSGAGIPAADPAAAQDETADPVQSGDDIVVTGFRGSLAKALDAKKEETGSVDMILAEDIGKFPDLNLSESIQRVPGVALARDGGEGRTISVRGLGPQFTRVRINGMEALTTAGGADASGGTNRGRGFDFNVFASDLFNSITVRKTAEASTEEGSLGATVDLQTAHPFDYKPGFTFAASAQASYNDLAEKVSPRGAVMGSWRNADETFGVLASLAFTKRKTVEEGYSTVRWARGSAFAPGFESYLGTPCINVGAGGASGTVVTPAPAGCATVNAALHPRFPRYDYYINETERLGATAAVQWAPTPDTLITLDALYADFKATREEFYLEAPSFSVAGACTAASRLTNCGIADTDVTAATIANNILVAGTFNDVDLRVEDRFDELDTKFKQLTLNASQKFGNVEWTVLGGYSVSDHTNPVQNTITFDQFNVDNYQYDYTDGRAPTFNFGTANLTSPTSWVLSQLRLRAASAKNEYRTAQSALKWDVNDEFKLEVGAAWKRYDFETSELRRTNGTTSNQETTIPAAIAAIPLAGYSQTIAIMGQSFLAPNYHVAESLLSLRDPAAYGGAFRLGPEPALGNNSQIREKDLSAYFQADFKHDFDGVMVRGNVGVRYVETDQKSTGFGFVGGAVREVVSSQKYEDWLPSANLVIEPTDNFVIRAAAAQVMARPNLGNLTPGVSITVSGANRTVAVGNPQLEPFRAATYDLAFEWYFARGALLSVALFQKDISTFVQTLSSTGTFSSNPFGLPDTLAIAACGSLYPTTCNPASNNWTFNAPANTPGGRLRGFEINYQQPLRFLPGFLSNSGVLLNYTRVTSDINYLNGAGAVVVTAPLLNLSKQSANGTLYYEDKFLSARVSAAYRSDYLTTVPGTELGTTVQGTHKTFNLDASIQFTLMNNLKLSLEAVNLTDQYQDQYIEPGDLLSVYHHTGREFLVGLRFNY encoded by the coding sequence GGCGGGCGGCGCTTCCGCGCAGACCAGCGGCGCCGGCATTCCCGCGGCCGACCCGGCGGCTGCGCAGGACGAGACGGCAGACCCCGTCCAGAGCGGCGACGACATCGTCGTCACGGGCTTTCGCGGCAGCCTGGCCAAAGCGCTCGACGCCAAGAAAGAAGAGACCGGTTCGGTCGACATGATTCTCGCCGAGGACATCGGCAAATTCCCCGATCTCAATCTCTCTGAGTCGATCCAGCGCGTGCCCGGTGTCGCGCTCGCCCGCGATGGCGGCGAGGGGCGGACGATCTCGGTGCGCGGCCTCGGCCCCCAGTTCACCCGCGTCCGCATCAACGGCATGGAAGCGCTGACCACTGCCGGCGGTGCCGATGCCAGCGGCGGCACCAACCGCGGTCGCGGCTTCGACTTCAACGTCTTCGCCTCCGACCTTTTCAACTCGATCACGGTGCGCAAGACCGCCGAGGCCTCGACCGAAGAAGGCTCGCTCGGCGCCACGGTCGATCTCCAGACGGCGCATCCGTTCGACTACAAGCCAGGCTTCACCTTCGCCGCCTCGGCGCAGGCGAGCTATAACGACCTTGCCGAAAAGGTGAGCCCACGCGGCGCGGTGATGGGGTCGTGGCGCAACGCCGACGAGACTTTCGGCGTGCTCGCCTCGCTCGCTTTCACCAAGCGCAAGACCGTCGAAGAGGGCTATAGCACCGTGCGCTGGGCGCGCGGCTCGGCCTTCGCGCCGGGGTTCGAGAGCTATCTCGGTACGCCGTGCATCAATGTCGGCGCCGGCGGGGCGAGCGGCACGGTGGTGACCCCGGCCCCGGCGGGCTGCGCGACGGTCAACGCCGCGCTTCACCCGCGCTTCCCGCGCTACGACTATTACATCAACGAGACCGAACGCCTCGGCGCGACCGCGGCGGTGCAGTGGGCGCCGACCCCCGACACGCTGATCACGCTCGATGCGCTCTATGCCGACTTCAAGGCGACGCGCGAGGAATTCTATCTCGAGGCCCCATCGTTCAGCGTGGCCGGCGCCTGCACAGCGGCCTCGCGCCTCACCAATTGCGGCATCGCCGACACCGACGTCACGGCGGCGACGATCGCGAACAACATCCTCGTCGCGGGCACGTTCAACGATGTCGATCTGCGCGTCGAGGATCGCTTCGACGAGCTCGACACCAAGTTCAAGCAGCTGACGCTCAACGCCAGCCAGAAATTCGGCAATGTCGAATGGACGGTGCTGGGCGGCTATTCGGTGTCCGATCACACCAATCCGGTGCAGAATACGATCACCTTCGATCAGTTCAACGTCGATAATTACCAGTATGACTATACCGACGGCCGCGCTCCGACCTTCAATTTCGGAACCGCCAACTTGACCAGCCCGACCAGCTGGGTGCTCAGCCAGCTCCGCCTGCGCGCGGCGAGCGCCAAGAACGAATATCGCACCGCGCAGTCGGCGCTGAAATGGGACGTCAACGACGAGTTCAAGCTGGAGGTCGGTGCCGCCTGGAAGCGCTACGACTTCGAGACCAGCGAGCTTCGCCGCACCAACGGCACCACGTCGAACCAGGAGACGACGATCCCCGCGGCGATCGCTGCGATCCCGCTGGCCGGCTACAGCCAGACGATCGCGATCATGGGCCAGTCCTTCCTCGCGCCGAATTACCATGTGGCGGAGTCGCTACTCAGCCTGCGCGACCCCGCGGCCTATGGGGGCGCCTTCCGGCTCGGGCCCGAGCCTGCACTCGGCAACAATTCGCAGATCCGGGAGAAGGATCTGAGCGCCTATTTCCAGGCCGACTTCAAGCATGACTTCGATGGCGTGATGGTGCGCGGCAATGTCGGCGTGCGCTATGTCGAGACCGACCAGAAATCGACCGGGTTCGGCTTTGTCGGCGGGGCGGTGCGCGAAGTCGTGTCGAGCCAGAAATATGAGGACTGGCTGCCCTCGGCCAACCTCGTCATCGAGCCGACCGACAATTTCGTGATCCGCGCGGCGGCGGCGCAGGTGATGGCGCGGCCAAACCTCGGCAATCTCACGCCGGGCGTGTCGATCACCGTCTCAGGCGCCAACCGCACCGTAGCGGTCGGCAATCCGCAGCTCGAGCCGTTCCGCGCCGCGACCTACGACCTGGCCTTCGAATGGTATTTCGCGCGGGGTGCGCTGCTGTCGGTGGCGCTGTTCCAGAAGGACATCTCGACCTTCGTCCAGACCTTGAGCTCGACCGGTACGTTCAGCAGCAATCCGTTCGGGTTGCCTGATACGCTGGCGATCGCCGCCTGCGGCTCGCTTTATCCCACGACCTGCAACCCGGCGAGCAACAACTGGACGTTCAACGCGCCGGCGAACACGCCGGGCGGCCGGCTGCGCGGTTTCGAAATCAATTACCAGCAGCCGCTGCGCTTCCTGCCGGGGTTTCTGAGCAACAGCGGCGTGCTGCTCAACTACACGCGCGTCACCTCGGACATCAATTACCTCAACGGCGCGGGCGCGGTGGTGGTGACGGCGCCTTTGCTCAACCTGTCGAAGCAATCGGCGAACGGGACGCTCTATTATGAGGACAAGTTCCTGAGCGCGCGCGTCTCGGCCGCCTATCGCAGCGACTATCTCACGACGGTGCCGGGCACCGAGCTGGGCACCACGGTGCAGGGCACGCACAAGACGTTCAATCTCGACGCGTCGATCCAGTTCACGCTGATGAACAACCTCAAGCTGTCGCTGGAGGCGGTGAACCTGACCGACCAGTATCAGGACCAGTATATCGAGCCGGGTGACCTGCTGTCGGTGTACCACCACACCGGCCGCGAGTTCCTGGTCGGGCTACGATTCAATTATTGA
- a CDS encoding alpha/beta hydrolase, with the protein MKFDRRTALLAALATPIAASAQTAPPRGDKPLPGGLADPSETIDLWPRGVPGKPAKPPVEKVDERSTNAMLTDRSVSGVANPRMAVFRPRVANGASVLIMPGGGYSRIVLDHEGYVLARWLAAQGFTAYVLFYRLPGDGWKAGPDVALSDAQRAMRLIRARAIRDALDPERVAAIGFSAGGHLCADLATRHAAKTYDPVDAADRLGTRPFVAAPIYPVISMSAPDAHMGSRKQLIGENASPALEAAHAPHRNVDKTTPPIFLAHAEDDDVVPVENSLLLRAALKAAGVPVETHLFTHGGHGFGMTRAVGKPAGEWPELFLTWARSQGLA; encoded by the coding sequence ATGAAGTTCGATCGCCGTACCGCGTTGCTCGCAGCCCTTGCCACGCCGATCGCGGCAAGCGCGCAGACCGCGCCGCCCAGGGGGGACAAGCCGCTACCCGGCGGGCTCGCCGATCCGAGCGAGACGATCGACCTCTGGCCCAGGGGCGTGCCCGGCAAGCCCGCCAAGCCGCCGGTCGAGAAAGTGGACGAGCGCAGCACCAATGCGATGCTCACCGATCGTTCGGTGAGCGGCGTCGCCAATCCGCGGATGGCCGTGTTTCGCCCGCGCGTCGCCAATGGCGCGTCGGTGCTGATCATGCCCGGCGGCGGCTATTCGCGGATCGTGCTAGATCATGAAGGCTATGTGCTGGCGCGCTGGCTCGCGGCGCAGGGCTTCACGGCCTATGTGCTGTTCTATCGCCTGCCCGGCGACGGCTGGAAGGCGGGGCCGGACGTCGCGCTGTCCGACGCGCAGCGGGCGATGCGGCTGATCCGCGCGCGCGCGATCCGTGACGCGCTCGATCCCGAGCGGGTCGCGGCGATCGGCTTCTCGGCAGGCGGGCATCTCTGCGCCGACCTCGCGACGCGGCACGCCGCCAAGACCTATGACCCGGTCGACGCGGCCGACAGGCTCGGCACGCGGCCGTTCGTGGCTGCGCCGATCTATCCGGTGATCTCGATGAGCGCGCCCGACGCGCATATGGGCTCGCGCAAACAGCTGATCGGCGAGAATGCGAGCCCGGCGCTGGAGGCCGCGCACGCCCCGCACCGCAATGTCGACAAGACCACGCCGCCGATCTTCCTGGCCCATGCCGAGGACGACGATGTCGTGCCCGTGGAGAACAGCCTGTTGCTGCGCGCCGCACTCAAGGCGGCGGGCGTACCGGTGGAGACGCATCTGTTCACCCATGGCGGGCATGGCTTCGGGATGACGCGCGCGGTGGGCAAGCCGGCGGGGGAATGGCCCGAACTGTTCCTGACCTGGGCGCGCAGCCAGGGTCTGGCGTAA
- a CDS encoding carboxylesterase/lipase family protein, translating into MINRRTLIGAASATLIPGHAWGQSTAPVRTPAGALQGTTEGGMRVFRGICYGRAERFRAPVPVPAQTGIQRADAFGPVAPQSGGRYGAQSEDCLFLNIWTADARPTARKPVMLYIHGGAYSGGSVTDPLNDGQVLAARGDVVVVTVNHRLNAFGYLYLARLDPRFADSGNLGQLDLILALRWVRDNIAAFGGDPNRVMVFGQSGGGAKIATMMGMPAAKGLFHRAATMSGQQVTASGPLNATARTRAYLGKLGVRENDLDALLAMPREKLIEGLAAVDPILGGGVYFGPVLDMKWLTRHPFWPDAIPQSNAIPMLLGNTHDETRAFVAPGSAKMRDLGWDNIAERIAPELRIDILPEWVIAEYRARFPNWSPEQVFYDATTCGRSWRGQVIEAEERAKAGAPGWVYQLDFGSRTDPRRGAFHSLDIALVFGTLGAEGSQTGTAADARAASKAMQDGFVAFARTGDPNHAGLPRWPRYGLDKRATMVFDVRSRIENDPRKWQRELFARVPYIQPGT; encoded by the coding sequence ATGATCAACCGCCGCACGCTGATCGGTGCCGCGTCCGCAACCTTGATTCCAGGCCATGCGTGGGGGCAGTCCACTGCCCCGGTCCGCACGCCCGCGGGCGCGCTCCAGGGGACGACCGAAGGCGGTATGCGGGTGTTTCGCGGCATCTGCTACGGGCGCGCCGAACGCTTCAGGGCGCCGGTCCCCGTCCCTGCGCAGACTGGGATACAGCGCGCAGACGCGTTCGGTCCGGTCGCGCCGCAATCGGGCGGCCGCTATGGCGCGCAGTCCGAGGACTGCCTGTTCCTCAACATCTGGACCGCCGACGCCCGCCCGACCGCGCGCAAGCCGGTGATGCTCTACATCCATGGCGGCGCGTATTCTGGCGGCAGCGTCACCGATCCGCTCAACGACGGACAGGTGCTCGCGGCACGCGGCGACGTAGTGGTGGTGACGGTCAACCACCGGCTCAATGCGTTCGGCTATCTCTACCTCGCCCGGCTCGATCCGCGCTTCGCCGACAGCGGCAATCTCGGCCAGCTCGACCTGATCCTCGCGCTGCGCTGGGTGCGCGACAATATCGCGGCGTTCGGGGGCGATCCGAACCGAGTGATGGTGTTCGGCCAGTCCGGCGGCGGCGCCAAGATCGCGACGATGATGGGGATGCCCGCTGCCAAAGGCCTGTTCCACCGCGCGGCGACGATGAGCGGACAGCAAGTCACCGCGTCCGGCCCGCTTAACGCGACGGCACGGACACGCGCCTATCTCGGCAAGCTTGGAGTCAGGGAAAACGACCTCGACGCGCTGCTGGCGATGCCGCGGGAGAAACTGATCGAAGGCCTTGCGGCAGTCGATCCGATCCTGGGCGGCGGCGTCTATTTCGGGCCGGTGCTCGACATGAAGTGGCTGACTCGCCACCCCTTCTGGCCCGACGCCATTCCGCAGTCGAACGCCATCCCGATGCTGCTCGGCAACACGCATGACGAGACGCGCGCATTCGTCGCCCCCGGTTCGGCCAAGATGCGCGACCTGGGCTGGGACAATATTGCCGAGCGGATCGCGCCCGAATTGCGCATCGATATCCTGCCCGAATGGGTCATCGCCGAATATCGCGCGCGCTTCCCCAACTGGAGCCCCGAGCAGGTTTTTTACGACGCCACCACCTGCGGGCGGAGCTGGCGCGGCCAGGTGATCGAGGCCGAGGAGCGCGCCAAGGCCGGCGCACCCGGCTGGGTCTACCAACTCGATTTCGGCTCGCGCACCGATCCGCGGCGCGGCGCCTTCCACTCGCTCGACATCGCGCTCGTGTTCGGAACGCTCGGCGCCGAAGGCTCGCAGACCGGCACCGCTGCCGATGCGCGCGCGGCTTCGAAAGCGATGCAGGACGGCTTCGTCGCCTTTGCCAGGACCGGCGACCCCAATCACGCCGGCTTGCCACGCTGGCCGCGCTACGGCCTCGACAAGCGCGCGACGATGGTCTTCGATGTGCGCAGCCGCATCGAGAACGACCCGCGCAAATGGCAGCGCGAGCTGTTCGCGCGCGTGCCCTATATCCAGCCCGGCACCTGA
- a CDS encoding UxaA family hydrolase, with protein MTTALKIHSSDHVATLLEAAAAGDMIDAGGAPIVARADIPKGHKIALRDIAAGENIVKFGFPIGRATAAIQAGDHVHSHNLATGLSGTLDYRYEPHADPRAPTSGGRTFLGYVREDGRVGTRNEIWILPSVGCVGRTAERIAAAASPRHAGEVDGVHAFAHPYGCSQLGDDLSATRNMLAALAAHPNAGGVLLIGLGCESNQLSRLLQELPESHRARIRTIVAQNSADEFEEGLAAVAELAAEAAKTKRQPVGLDKLVLGVKCGGSDGFSGLTANPLVGRMSDVVTAAGGSAIVTEIPEIFGAEQMLMDRAETREVFDGVVGVVNDFKTYFLSHGEPVSENPSPGNVAGGITTLEEKSLGAVQKAGHALLTDVKRYGERIERTGLTLLEAPGNDAVSSTALAAAGATVILFTTGRGTPLGFPVPTVKIASNSDLAARKPNWIDFDAGQVLTDGFEAAEEALIDRIVAIASGAETAAERNGEREIAFWKRGVTL; from the coding sequence ATGACCACTGCCCTGAAAATCCATTCCAGCGACCATGTCGCCACCCTGCTCGAAGCTGCTGCGGCGGGCGACATGATCGATGCCGGCGGCGCCCCGATCGTCGCGCGCGCCGATATTCCCAAGGGCCACAAGATCGCGCTGCGCGATATCGCGGCGGGCGAGAACATCGTGAAGTTCGGCTTCCCGATCGGCCGCGCCACCGCGGCGATCCAGGCGGGCGATCACGTCCACAGCCACAATCTCGCGACGGGCCTCTCGGGCACGCTCGACTATCGCTACGAACCCCATGCCGATCCGCGCGCGCCGACGTCGGGCGGACGCACCTTCCTCGGCTATGTCCGCGAAGACGGCCGGGTCGGGACGCGCAACGAGATCTGGATATTGCCCAGCGTCGGCTGTGTCGGCCGCACCGCCGAGCGCATCGCCGCCGCAGCCAGCCCCCGCCATGCGGGCGAAGTCGATGGCGTCCACGCCTTCGCGCATCCCTATGGCTGCTCGCAGCTCGGCGACGATTTGAGCGCCACCCGCAACATGCTCGCCGCGCTCGCCGCGCATCCCAATGCCGGCGGCGTGCTACTGATCGGGCTGGGCTGCGAATCGAACCAGCTCTCGCGCCTGCTCCAGGAACTGCCCGAGAGCCATCGCGCGCGCATCCGCACGATCGTCGCGCAAAATTCGGCCGACGAATTCGAGGAAGGCCTGGCCGCAGTCGCCGAACTCGCCGCTGAAGCCGCGAAGACGAAGCGCCAGCCGGTCGGCCTCGACAAGCTCGTGCTCGGGGTGAAATGCGGCGGCTCGGACGGTTTCTCGGGCCTTACCGCAAATCCGCTGGTCGGCCGGATGAGCGACGTCGTCACCGCTGCGGGCGGCAGCGCGATCGTCACCGAAATCCCCGAGATATTCGGCGCCGAGCAGATGCTGATGGACCGTGCCGAAACCCGCGAGGTGTTCGACGGCGTCGTCGGCGTGGTCAACGACTTCAAGACCTATTTCCTCAGCCATGGCGAGCCGGTTTCCGAGAATCCCTCGCCCGGCAACGTCGCCGGCGGCATCACCACGCTGGAAGAAAAATCGCTCGGCGCGGTTCAGAAAGCGGGCCACGCGCTGCTCACCGACGTCAAACGCTATGGCGAGCGGATAGAGCGTACCGGCCTCACCCTGCTCGAAGCGCCCGGCAACGACGCGGTGTCCTCGACTGCGCTCGCCGCGGCGGGCGCCACCGTGATCCTGTTCACCACCGGCCGCGGCACTCCGCTCGGCTTCCCGGTGCCGACGGTCAAGATCGCCTCGAACAGCGATCTCGCCGCCCGCAAGCCCAACTGGATCGACTTCGACGCTGGCCAGGTGCTCACCGACGGGTTCGAGGCCGCTGAAGAAGCGCTGATCGACCGCATCGTCGCGATCGCCTCGGGTGCCGAGACTGCCGCCGAGCGCAACGGCGAACGCGAGATCGCCTTCTGGAAGCGTGGGGTCACGCTCTGA
- a CDS encoding 2-keto-4-pentenoate hydratase: MGSVQFADEARRIAETFVEARRESRGLSEFPGAIPEALADAYAVQDHAIAFDGRKIGGWKVGRINPPRDGVDRLAGPIFSDSIVDAREGLEMSIFGEGFGAAEAEFLLRIRTTPPAGKTSFTEAEAADLVDAVHVGIEIASSPFQGINEYGPTVTISDYGNNNGLVIGPEIKDWRTANINAWPVTLDINGERIGAATAETMLDGPVGAVRFLLELMAARGIALEAGQWVSSGAVTGVHPVTPGDEVECGFGEGFEVKCTITAS, translated from the coding sequence GTGGGATCCGTACAATTTGCCGATGAAGCACGCCGGATCGCGGAGACGTTCGTCGAGGCGCGCCGCGAGAGCCGCGGGCTTTCAGAATTTCCCGGTGCGATCCCCGAGGCGCTTGCCGATGCCTATGCCGTGCAGGACCATGCGATCGCGTTCGACGGCCGCAAGATCGGCGGCTGGAAGGTCGGCCGGATCAATCCGCCGCGCGATGGCGTCGATCGGCTTGCCGGCCCGATCTTCAGCGACAGCATCGTCGATGCGCGCGAGGGCCTGGAGATGTCGATCTTCGGTGAGGGCTTCGGCGCCGCCGAGGCCGAGTTCCTGCTGCGTATCCGTACGACGCCGCCCGCGGGCAAGACCAGCTTTACCGAAGCGGAAGCCGCCGACCTGGTCGATGCGGTCCATGTCGGCATCGAGATCGCCAGCTCGCCGTTTCAGGGGATCAACGAGTATGGCCCCACCGTGACGATCTCCGACTATGGCAATAATAACGGCTTGGTCATCGGCCCCGAGATCAAGGACTGGCGCACCGCCAACATCAACGCCTGGCCGGTCACGCTCGATATCAATGGCGAGCGGATCGGCGCGGCGACGGCCGAGACCATGCTCGACGGTCCGGTCGGCGCAGTGCGCTTCCTGCTCGAGCTGATGGCCGCGCGCGGCATCGCGCTCGAAGCGGGGCAATGGGTGTCCAGCGGCGCGGTTACCGGCGTCCATCCGGTCACGCCGGGCGACGAGGTAGAATGCGGGTTCGGCGAAGGTTTCGAAGTGAAGTGCACGATCACCGCTTCGTAA